In one Thioclava sp. ES.031 genomic region, the following are encoded:
- a CDS encoding cytochrome c family protein produces MKLSLIAMITAVTVASPALAQDVEKGKNEFKRCKACHSIVAPDGTAIYKGGKVGPNLYNVIGRKVASVDGYKYKDGIKEYAETGAVWTEELLAEYITDPSKFLEEQTGDPKAKSGMAYKQRKDQADIAAYLGSAEVSPDAPAS; encoded by the coding sequence ATGAAACTCAGCCTTATTGCCATGATCACCGCCGTCACCGTTGCGAGCCCCGCGCTTGCGCAGGACGTCGAGAAAGGCAAAAACGAATTCAAGCGGTGCAAGGCCTGTCACTCGATCGTCGCCCCCGATGGCACTGCGATCTACAAAGGCGGCAAGGTCGGCCCGAACCTCTACAACGTGATCGGCCGCAAGGTCGCATCCGTGGATGGCTATAAATACAAGGACGGGATCAAGGAATACGCCGAGACCGGCGCCGTCTGGACCGAAGAGCTGCTCGCCGAATACATCACCGATCCGTCGAAGTTCCTCGAGGAGCAGACCGGCGATCCCAAGGCGAAATCGGGCATGGCCTACAAACAGCGCAAGGACCAGGCGGACATCGCCGCTTACCTCGGTTCGGCAGAAGTGTCGCCCGACGCGCCCGCGTCCTGA
- the lipB gene encoding lipoyl(octanoyl) transferase LipB, whose amino-acid sequence MWQGILTLGKVFRRVRLKMVEWRVSDSPVPYHEALAFMEDRVAKIAAGEAEEMIWLLEHPPLYTAGTSAKREDLVDPDRFPVFEAGRGGQYTYHGPGQRVAYVMLDLNKRGRDVRCFVRQLEDWVIAALDEFNVKGEIRDGRVGVWVQRPDKPKAADGSLREDKIAAIGVKLRKWVSFHGISINVEPDLSHFEGIVPCGIRDHGVTSLVDLGLPVEMADLDLALRATFCRIFVSKLNATSEV is encoded by the coding sequence ATGTGGCAAGGAATATTGACGCTGGGTAAGGTTTTCCGGCGGGTGAGGTTAAAAATGGTCGAATGGCGCGTAAGTGACAGCCCGGTCCCCTATCATGAGGCGCTGGCCTTCATGGAGGACCGCGTGGCCAAGATCGCCGCGGGCGAGGCCGAGGAGATGATCTGGCTTCTCGAACATCCGCCGCTCTACACGGCCGGAACCTCGGCGAAGCGCGAGGATCTCGTCGATCCCGACCGTTTTCCCGTCTTCGAGGCCGGGCGCGGCGGTCAGTACACGTATCACGGTCCAGGCCAGCGCGTCGCCTATGTCATGCTCGATCTGAACAAGCGCGGGCGCGACGTGCGCTGCTTCGTGCGCCAGCTCGAGGATTGGGTGATCGCCGCGCTCGACGAGTTCAACGTGAAGGGCGAAATTCGCGACGGTCGCGTCGGCGTCTGGGTCCAGCGCCCCGACAAGCCGAAGGCGGCGGACGGCAGCCTGCGCGAGGACAAGATCGCCGCGATCGGGGTCAAGCTGCGCAAATGGGTCAGCTTCCACGGCATCTCGATCAACGTGGAGCCCGATCTGTCGCATTTCGAGGGAATCGTCCCGTGCGGGATTCGCGATCACGGGGTGACGAGCCTCGTCGATCTCGGCCTGCCGGTCGAAATGGCGGATCTCGACCTGGCGCTACGTGCGACATTCTGTCGCATTTTTGTGAGCAAACTAAATGCGACCTCAGAAGTTTAG